The Cydia amplana chromosome 10, ilCydAmpl1.1, whole genome shotgun sequence DNA window GTTCGAATGGCATCGACCAAAAGCAAGTGCATGTTCCGCTTTGCATGATCGCTCTGCGGAATAGTCCTTTAGTCATTGGTGACATCAAATGAAAAGATACACAAACGCCACCAGCGCTGTTTCCAAAAATTGTGATATTTTCCGGATCACCTCCAAAACAGCCAATGTTTTTCTTTACCCATCTCATGGCTTGTACTTGGTCTTTAATTCCAGCGTTTCCAGGCGCGTCTTCGGAATCTAGACAAAGGAAACCTAAGACTTCCAGCCTGTAGTTTATGGTGACTAAGATAACATCATGTCTGATGAGGAATTCTGGTCCGTACATGTCATCGTTACTGCCTCCGATGGCAAAACTGCCTCCATGGATATAAAACATGACTGGTAGAGGCTTTTCCGGTTTAAGATTTGGCGTGTAAATGTTGAGATACAGACAGTCCTCCCTCCCCCAGGGGGTTTTTGTTATAGGATTCATTTGGTAGCAGATTGGACCAAAATCTTTCGCGTTTCTAACGCCTGTCCATGGTTTTGGTGGTTGCGGCGCCTGTAGAAAAAtgcaatcccatcaaaaacatgaGTGTGAAATGTGAGCCAAGTTCAAtgttaagaatatgtgtcgttgtcaACTTCGCAAGCAAAAGAATTTAGATCTATAATCACTATGAAAGTAGATACTTCATAATATGTCACTGTGACAACAAAATGGGCACTGTACAAGATCGACAAGAGTGGAAGAAGGGGGAAGGGGCCCTACATCCAAGATTGGATCACCaaattaatgatgatgatgatgaccctTACCTTAAATCTCAAGTCTCCTAGTGGCGGCTCAGCATACGGGATTCCCTTGAAACTATAAAAAGTGCCGCCGTATTCGTTTTTCTCATGGCTGCCTTTTAACACGCCCTCACTTACACTCGCTTTAACCATTTTATTTGAAACCTTAATTTGTACTGGTGCTATTGATTTCTAAATTAGATAAATTTAGTTATGTATCGTTTTTTTGTtacaatatttctatttcttcttTCGCAAATTTATTTTGATACCTTTATTACCGACGCTTCGACGCAGGTTACACTGGTGATCAAAACAGGGATTTGTGTAACCCGACAAAAAGTCtatgaaaataaatgtaataaaaaaatatattcacgaTAGACCcgatataaatatgttttaataatttattttttgtttaaatatatcgaaataatttcataaaacGCGGTTAAACCAGCAACGGTCGAAGTAAAAGTGAAACATCTACGGAAAGTTAATATATATGCATATTGAATGTTAATATTTGCATTGAATACCTTCGTCCTGATTACATTAACATAAATTAAGTATATCgacatttaataattattcgTAATGAAGAGTGAGGACTTTGGACGAACGGTCATAAACTTGACAACGAAAATTACCTTATATTCATTCAAGGAAAGAACAAATCTTTAAAGGCAACTGCAACTGCATAACTGCAGCTGCATAACTGGTGTGACATAatcaacatattttattttggtaatgGTAGAGACATCGCGTAAATATGATAAGGGGCAAAGGGGCCTCATACAGCCTACATATTTTTAGTCGTTGGAAAACTTCTCAAAGTCATAATATTCATGTATTCcgacatttttttctaaagaaattatttaattcaaattttcataaaaatatattccttAACGTTTAGTATcactacttatattataaatatgcgaACGTAACTCTGTTCGTCACCTTACTCTTAAAACACAAAatcaatttagatgaaatttggcatagagatgatttgaggcccgggaaaggaaataggatactttttatcaatcatcatcatcatttcacgcagatgaagtcgcgggcagaagctatagtctgtcaagccatttccgccaTCATCAGTAGAAAAAATCGGCAAATTGAAAAAGGTTATCGCCCCACAGAAAATTTCACACCTTTTtcaactgacaaagttgtttgacagactatagtaatttatatacctacttacataatcCTTAATAATGATATTCGCGTATAACTAAACATTTGGTTTGAAATAGTTGATTCATCAATATTCGACGAATGCCTCGATTTACTAATTCCGCTACTCAATTCCAGTTGGTACATATACAGATTAGCTCCAAATATTTGTTTTACCCTGTCTACATTAAATTGCCTATTTCATGCTTTGCTAGCACTTGAAATAGAAGTTATTAGATGAATATTTGGTTTTGATATTGCTGATGTGAGATTACATGTTCTTGAGAATGaggaattataattttattataatgccTAACACCGCTAACACGTACAATTATTAGATAGTTTATATAACTCCATGAGATGcatatttcaattttattatctttttcCTTGAAAATAATGTTATGCAGGTATAAATCACGTGCAacgaaagtaaataaatacacattccatatattaaattaatatttttattatttaaatcaacAATCTTAATATTAAAACAAATGAAGAACCAACCCAGAAAGTCAATCATAAAGACTTCTATTTGATGTTCGGATATCAACTGTaatgagtgacgttcgccgcCGCATTACCGCCGTAACAATGACGTTAATTCCGTGACGTTCATTCCAAGTCCTACGTCAAGTCTATGGAATATATAcctatcctcgtgccgcccaatatTAGGATATAtaacattaggatgtacactaaATTtcaatggaatgtcaaccttaatccttatttaaaaacaaagtaggtaacatttcatttgtctcgcaAGATTaacgaacaaatgaaattcaacccaattgaaaatacaacaagattcaaacttccttggctataattttgtatggtgggcggcgcGAGGTTAAACATAGTCACTGCCATAGATATGAATTTACTGCTAAGGTACAAACTTAGTTTGGCCAGAATAGGGATACTGAAATTTCAAAATTCGACGCCAGCCGAATCGAACACGGACTTCCAGAAGGCCACTACGTCGGCGTCCAGTGATTGCCCTACTCGAAGGACATCGGATATGTCAACGTAGCTCTCAGAGTTGCTGTAGGAGGGAACTACAGCACCTAGTGAAGCGTCGGGAGTGGGGGTGctggaaattaaataaatgaataagggTTATTAGACATACCAAGCTAAATCTTTACATACATACTTTGTAGTAACAGAGTGTGTAAGGTCACCGTAAGTGTCACTTTTATAGTGACACTGCTACACACTTAGTCACTTTAATGTCTGTGCTGATTTAGCTTTAGGAAGACGGACAGAATTTGTTGAATTCACCCCTTTAGTGAGATTGAATCATGTAATTTTAACTTATTGTTTTATGTAGGTAACACGAAAAATTTACTTTCGAAACAATTCTCAAAAGCcttttaggtacctaaagtctatttttttattcggtagactgaaatgacctagtgtaaaaataacaacacctcgaagatatttatccatttattttcttgtcttcttccaattcacaataatctcttctcttgacaaccgcctgctagcacgactcaacaaccaaagagagctgtccgccaagtgtctttctttttatacccaaccaataacagtcttcaatttcaaactacccttaactttaaaaacgtattaagtaggtatgctaggtcttatttcaaactacccgtaactttaaaaacgaattaaataggtatgctaaataccaaaaaccctacactcgtccatcctgactccgtgtatgtcctcatacacgtgccaggtggaaaccctacacttggccgacagactacgtatactacttaacagtggatacactaatcgcataggatacgaaacagtttcaatcaggcatcagcaagtcaaaatctcaaaaacatcatctaaataacctttcgtatgcctgccacacaatttggactagaatttacagtttcaaggttattaattcagtggtaaattttgactaaagcatacgaagggttaaaattgttactcttctgccggagacatcctgctggagacggctcgcaccggactctggcggcgcgaggcgggctcctgctggagacggctcgcaccggactctggcggcgcgaggcgggctcctgctggagacggctcgcatcggactcaggcggcgcgaggcgggggacgccggtagaggtgcggcgctcaacttgctaaaaatatccaacattgggttaataatcacaacagtgtacaccttgactagtaattcagggtaacagatcattaattgccatttattattcgattttcatgagtaatgatcatctctatctgcaggtaaatagtacacgaaccaattcaattctcgtgactgaaacaacagagtacacgaaccaattcaattctcgtgactgaagcactatcaatcttcctgccatatataatatgaaccagttcaaatcttttctaaaatggtagtacttagctgtgtcagcacacgaatcaaatcaaattctcgtggcttcaacatcattttccattatcatgtcaagaaatcttcaattataaacctcactcttgagacaggaatatttcccgagaacctttcagtaactttaaccctgactataatttataaaatattactatgatgaataacagcgataattaagtaattattgtgtacaacttgacctattatgttcccattaacaatgcattaatcatctggtactaaaaacctatacctaatagctcccctcccaatgttttcagagaaggtcgtatattctagcttgttaggatttatccaagctgacaaagtacttagtccatcaatcgcaagacgcgttgggattttcagactattagatttttttataatatgcatattgttttatgaaagacttgaacagtatattaattcactaaacgtctttacagcataccaaatcccgcagttcgggaataaacatagcacctaaataggcgtgtttccgcagaaaaaggaccagtaatattttctctacacgttgaattaaataaattatacgtttcaaatgttacatggcagacataaacgatagaactgcaaaaacctgatgttttacctatccgtaccttccgacttgttctagaatacaatcaaaaatgtataccatggaatcgcatattttgtaactgaaatatggtatcatttaactactggggtgattacgacgacgttgtaattatgtttaggttgtaagaaaactgcccacgcaacatgtatcaccaatatccactcagagatttcttcaaggaaatacttgcgttaattgagatctacatactggagcttcgcctttttgtaaacataaaatattaagaataaatcttttaattacgatttgcgcactagtataaatataattatcaaatttcaagttcggcaataagtaaaagtataaaagtgaattctttaccgcaatacgtgtctttaataacctcccagttgaaattaatatctcttattattaaattatctctgcctcaatggtaatctactattatttgacgagttttttatagttcatgcattatttaatataccagcttatctagtaatgagataatgtttattattgtacatctatttttatcaagtcttaatttaaacataatatttaaacataataatataaccaataagaggccatcaatcctcctcgatctcggtttaattgtggtgagttctacaggttcaaccatgcactcttcattatcgcttatattaaaatcatcatattaaaatcatttcaatgtaatgctgcaacattaactgcagtaacctatgaattaaaaatatgattcaataattcaataattcaacgattctacaattcaataattcaacgattctacaattcaataattcaacgattctacaattcaataattcaacgattctacaattcaataattcaacgattctacaattcaataattcaacgattctacaattcaataattcaacgattctacaattcaataattcaacgattctacaactcaataattcaacgattctacaattcaataattcaataattcaacgattctacaattcaataattcaacgattctacaattcaataattcaacgattctacaattcaataattcaacgattctacaattcaatcaactaacgattctacaattcaatcaaccaacgattctacaattcaatcaaccaacgattctacaattcaatcaaccaacgattctacaattcaatcaaccaatgactctacaattcaatcaaccaatgactcaatcaaccaatgactataattcaagcccaatgactataattcaagcccaatgactataaattatgactataattcaatcaaccaatgactcgatcattcaataaaccaacgactcgatcattcaataaaccaaacgactcgatcattcaataaaccaaacgactcgatcattcaataaaccaaacgactcgatcattcaataaaccaaacgactcgatcattcaataaaccaaacgactcgatcattcaataaaccaaacgactcgatcattcaataaaccaaacgactcgatcattcaataaaccaaacgactcgatcattccataaaccaaacgactcgatcattcaataaaccaaacgactcgatcattcaataaaccaaacgactcgatcattcaataaaccaaacgactctataattcaataaaccaaacgactctataattcaataaaccaaatgactataattcaataaaccaaatgactataattcaataaaccaattgactctataattcaataaaccaattgactctataattcaataaagcaaatgactctataattcaataaagcaaatgactctataattcaataaagcaaatgactctataattcaataaagcaaatgactctataattcaataaagcaaatgactctataattcaataaagcaaatgactataattcaataaagcaaatgactctataattcaataaaccaaatgactctataattcaataaaccaaatgactctataattcaataaaccaaatgactctataattcaataaaccaaatgactctataattcaataaaccaaatgactctataattcaataaaccaaatgactctataattcaatacaccaaatgactctataattcaataaaccaaatgactcaataattcaataaaccaaatgactctataattcaataaaccaaatgactctataattcaataaaccaaatgaatctataattcaataaaccaaatgactctataattcaataaaccaaatgactctataattcaataaaccaaaggactctaattcaataaaccaaatgactataattcaataaaccaaatgactctataattcaataaaccaaatgctctataattcaataaaccaaatgactctataattcaataaaccaaatgactctataattcaataaaccaaatgactctataattcaataaaccaaatgactctataattcaataaaccaaatgactataattcaataaaccaaatgactataattcaataaaccaaatgactctataattcaataaaccaaatgactataattcaataaaccaaatgactataattcaataaaccaaatgactcgtataattcaataaaccaaatgactccaatactagatactagatactagatactcgatactcgatactcgatactagatactagatactagatactagatactagatactcgatactcgatactcgatactcgatactcgatactcgatactcgatactcgatactcgatactcgatactcgatactcgatactcgatactcgatactcgatactcgatactcgatactcgatactcgatactcgatactcgatactcgatactcgatactcgatactcgtactcgatactcgatactcgatactcgatactcgatactcgatactcgatactcgatactcgatactcgatactcgaccaataaataaacaaagcaacaaatcaatcaattcacagaaaatgtgccgttaatgagctaattattgtccaattttgtttataatcagatggcattataaatgtggagcttccttgcagttcaaatagaaatcacaaaagttggtcaaaggcctgaccggctgagaaccactcatagatcgtatctattatttcgtaagataagatatatacgcgttattatatcgcattgacatatttaggcaaaaaattctcataattggtacacaagtaatagtttctatcggttcatcaaatttatttttctcaacttatcctctggcaatatattcatcttatacttatgttatatgtgctagatgtcgatgaacgagatgaagtcaagcaattcacggtatctaacacacattaccatatcaaatcattcataatataatagtaaataggtgtacatgacctgatgtccagtggcgcgtgcctctcgctaaggctgtcgaagcggggttactcctgactttcacaacaggactctgcttcggtctggattcctttttcactgccgctgttattccagctacattccctttcgcgaagaccgaggcttctggtgttcgcaagcgccgttgatcatcatgagtcatcgtcagccatattctccaacaactcggcatgaaacgtaaaagtatccggtgttacatatacctatatactatatcataataccttataaactataaaggaattatatgacaaaataatgtttaatggtagttcaaattataaacattcatttatctcaaaaactatgcgtcgtagcaaaaaaaatgactgaaaattcaatgccccgtttgcatagtaagccatctactcatattccacaaattttaacattaaggatcaaaatcaaaactcaaaatcttcaattaaattgcgagacctggttataaatcataaatatcaatttatctctgaaactatgcgccgtagtgaagaaataatgaaaaaattaaggcacccttgaatactccaaccaacacatatcaagacccacgtgttgacatattctgcctaattcccacatgtgtgtgggtgagtaagtagcaaagaagttaataactacagtcacgtatctatttattaagaagaacacgtgtacttgattttgttaactgaacattattatgcctagctgtcggtggcatggtggttaaatactttgaattctcgaccaactgacgcatatattcttatgattacacattgatattatttccatttaattacatttatgggtcaaactaacctaagtttaactgatatgcaattagatagcctataatcataatcatcataatattattaataaatgatgcaggtactcatttaaattaaataaaaatgttaccagtaccatatttcttacgtaatccattagaatttcgtatagttaattaattatctccaagctcagaataagggtcatgttatccgttatctcactaaatcaataagtaatagcagtaggcgtgtacttacgttctgcacacttctgaagtgtaaaaataacaacacctcgaagatatttatccatttattttcttgtcttcttccaattcacaataatctcttctcttgacaaccgcctgctagcacgactcaacaaccaaagagagctgtccgccaagtgtctttctttttatacccaaccaataacagtcttcaatttcaaactacccttaactttaaaaacgtattaagtaggtatgctaggtcttatttcaaactacccgtaactttaaaaacgaattaaataggtatgctaaataccaaaaaccctacactttcatagtatgaacataaaatgtcatttcatactatgaaatgtcattttagtgtaccgaataaaaaaatagactttacctgTAAAAACAACTTTATAAAAATGATAACATAAAATTTGCTATCGCATACAAATTCTGTTTGCATTTTGTTTGTGACCGCTGCAGAGCAGCACAAAAGAACACTAGTTTTATCTGTGACCGAAAAACCTGAATGCACCCGCATGTAGAACATGGAAAGCAAATGAAATTTGTTACATTCAAGGTAGACaaagtaaataaacataattattagaaGTACATACCCATATTTAGCAAAATTGGTGAAAACGTTGCACGACAACTGGATCATATGATAGCCTTTGCCATTCTTGTCAATTGGCATGTTAGCAAAGTTGGCCTGAAACAGATACATCAAGTCATCCAGATGACTGGCCCCGGAGATTCCGTACTTCACACCCGCAGCACCAAATATGTTCCTTTCAGATACACAAGAGAATCTGTAAAAATATGTCTTGCTGTTCTTAATTTTGGGTAAATGGTCCAGAGTCCTGTGTATGTTATAAACAAAACATGCATCATTGACATATTTTATAAACTCCTTCATTATATCATTGTTAATCGGTTTCTTTTCAAAGTAGTGCTTATGTATTTTATCAGACAGTTCCAAAACAGTCTTCGGATTGCATTTGTAGAGAAGTTCTCTCGGTACCAATATCTCAGAATATCTGTTGTATTCGTTCAATAAGAACTTTTCAAAAGATTCTAATCCAATGAGACATTCTTCACTAGTATGTCCGATAAATACGTCTACTTCATTACCGGTtccttttttcaaaatttctaATGGTTCTTCAATCATGAAATACTCTTGGCCAAGATTCTTCTCGACTACTGGTGTGAAGTGATACATTTTCAAAAGGTTGTTCGATTTTTCTTCCAAACTCACAACACAGGGGTTGGTCAGCACTAATTTCTCAGCAGGAACACTTTGCAAGAACTCGAGAAGTTTTTCCGGATCATCAGTTTCAAATCCGAGAATTTTTCCGAGCGTGAAAGCTCGCCTAGCTGGTTCAAAGGCGACAGACCAGTCACAAATTGGCACACCACTCATTGGAATAGCTTTTTTAAATAACCCTTTTGACATCGGCGACAACACATGCAGTAAAGTAGACGCCCCGCCAGCACTCTCACCAAAAACAGTCACATTAGAAGCATCACCACCAAACTTAACAATGTTTTCTTTGACCCATTTCAAAGCTGCCACTTGGTCCTTCATACCCGCATTGCCAGGGACATCTTTTGTGTCAAGGCATAGAAATCCGAAGGCTTCTAATCTGTAGTTGATAGTGACTAGGACTACACCATGTTTGACTAAGAAGTCAGGGCCGTAGTGAGAGTCGTTTCCGGAGCCGCTTCTGTAGCCACCTCCATGGATGAAGACCATGACAGGAAGAGGTTTGTTCGGCTGGAGATCTGGGGAGTACACGTTGAGGTAGAGGCAGTCCTCGCTGCCTAGTATGAACTCTTGGGTGAAGATGTCTTGTTGAGGGCACATTGGGCCGTGCTCGGTTGCTCTCCGGACTCCATCCCAGGGTAGAGGAGGTTGAGGCGCCTGAAGTAAAATTAAGAGCAATGAGAAATCTTTTACATTT harbors:
- the LOC134651708 gene encoding uncharacterized protein LOC134651708, which gives rise to MVKVQVKQGWLEGDRREVLTKDGYYYSFKGVPYAAPPVGKLRFKAPQPPLPWDGVRRATEHGPMCPQQDIFTQEFILGSEDCLYLNVYSPDLQPNKPLPVMVFIHGGGYRSGSGNDSHYGPDFLVKHGVVLVTINYRLEAFGFLCLDTKDVPGNAGMKDQVAALKWVKENIVKFGGDASNVTVFGESAGGASTLLHVLSPMSKGLFKKAIPMSGVPICDWSVAFEPARRAFTLGKILGFETDDPEKLLEFLQSVPAEKLVLTNPCVVSLEEKSNNLLKMYHFTPVVEKNLGQEYFMIEEPLEILKKGTGNEVDVFIGHTSEECLIGLESFEKFLLNEYNRYSEILVPRELLYKCNPKTVLELSDKIHKHYFEKKPINNDIMKEFIKYVNDACFVYNIHRTLDHLPKIKNSKTYFYRFSCVSERNIFGAAGVKYGISGASHLDDLMYLFQANFANMPIDKNGKGYHMIQLSCNVFTNFAKYGTPTPDASLGAVVPSYSNSESYVDISDVLRVGQSLDADVVAFWKSVFDSAGVEFKSIAPVQIKVSNKMVKASVSEGVLKGSHEKNEYGGTFYSFKGIPYAEPPLGDLRFKAPQPPKPWTGVRNAKDFGPICYQMNPITKTPWGREDCLYLNIYTPNLKPEKPLPVMFYIHGGSFAIGGSNDDMYGPEFLIRHDVILVTINYRLEVLGFLCLDSEDAPGNAGIKDQVQAMRWVKKNIGCFGGDPENITIFGNSAGGVCVSFHLMSPMTKGLFRRAIMQSGTCTCFWSMPFEPREVVLALAKQLGCHSSDNKVLYEFFKVQPVDSLINLQIPTTMAIKTKNSSEIYFAVVSEKNFDNIERYWSGNSYDGVRSAIHEGVEVMNGYVEDEGIMTAIMTCRNDFTVLMPRFDQFLEEYVPRPITWHCTLVDQFEVGRKIKQFYFQDKKMTFDVINELVKMFSMAAMVYDIIQWQKITAGSSSNKLYFYRFTCKSERNIMANMFGYGNVVGDKKTTCHVDDLAYLFPCKGRIKRTEPGTKTFQMIENVTKLWTNFAKFGNPTPDDRLGAQWTPFTLEKQNYLDIGEQLQLCLNPEDEQLQFWEDIYKRYLPHRSHI